The DNA window ACCTCCGCCCTCGGCGGAACCGCAACCGGAGCTAGCCCATGAGCATCCTCGCCCCTTTCCTCGCCTTCCTGCTGGTGGGCGCATTCGCCGCCTACCACAGGTTGCGCCTGGCCTACTGGGCCGCGATCACGGCCACCCTGCTGGTGGCGTGCTGGCTGCTGGGCGCCAATCCCACGGCCACGATCATCGCCGCCGTCATCGTGGCGCTGATTGCATTGCCGCTGCTGATTCCGGCCATCCGCAAGCCGCTGATCACCGCGCCGCTGCTGACCTTCTACCGCAAGATCCTGCCGCCGCTGTCGCAGACCGAGCGCATCGCGCTGGAGTCGGGCTCGGTGGGTTTCGAGGGCGAGTTGTTTTCCGGTGATCCGGATTGGAATGCGCTGCTCTCGCAGCCGAAGCCGGAACTGACCGCCGAGGAGCAGGCGTTCCTCGATGGCCCGGTGGAAGAACTCTGTCGCATGACCAACGACTGGGAAATCACCCACATCCACGCAGATCTGCCGCCGGCGATGTGGGACTTCATCAAGAAGAACAAGTTCTTCGGCATGATCATTCCGAAGGAGTACGGCGGCCTGGGTTTCTCGGCGCTGGCGCACCACAAGGTGATCCAGAAGCTTGCTTCGGTCTCCAGCGTGGTCAGCTCCACCGTCGGCGTGCCCAATTCGCTCGGCCCGGGCGAACTGCTGATGCATTACGGCACCGAAGCGCAGAAGGATCATTACCTGCCGCGTCTGGCCGATGGCCGCGAAGTGCCCTGCTTTGGATTGACCGGTCCGTTTGCCGGTTCCGATGCCACCTCGATTCCCGACTACGGCATCGTCTGCGAAGGCGACTGGGACGGCGCCAAGGTGGTCGGCATCAAGCTGACCTTCGACAAGCGCTACATCACGCTGGCGCCGGTGGCGAGCATCATCGGCCTGGCTTTCCGCATGTACGACCCGAATGGTTTGCTGGGCGACACCCGTGACCTGGGCATCACCCTGGCGTTGATGCCGCGCGAAACGCCCGGCGTGGAAGTCGGTCGTCGCCATTTCCCGCTCAACTCGCCGTTCCAGAATGGACCGGTGCGCGGGCATGAAGTGTTCCTGCCGCTGTCGCAGATCATCGGCGAGGAGAAAGGCATCGGCGAAGGCTGGCGCATGCTCAGCGAGTGCCTGTCGATTGGCCGCTCGATCACCCTGCCCTCCACCGCCAGCGGCGGCGCCAAGATGGGCGCTGTGGTCACCGGCGCCTATGCGCGCATCCGCAAGCAGTTCGGCCTGTCGGTCGGCCGCTTCGAAGGCGTCGAAGAAGCATTGGCCCGCATCGCCGGCAAGGCCTACGCGATCAGCGCGCTGTCGCAGGCCACGGCCGCGGCCGTGGATCGCGGCGAAAAGCCGGCCGTGCCTTCGGCCATCGCCAAGTACCACTGCACCAGCATGAGCCGCGACGTGGTCAAGGACGTGATGGATGTAGTCGGTGGCAAGGGCATCATCCTGGGGCCGCGCAACTTCGTCGGCCGCGCCTGGCAGGCCTCGCCCATCGCCATCACGGTGGAAGGCGCCAACATCATGACCCGCAGCCTGCTGATCTTCGGCCAGGGTGCGATCCTCTGCCACCCGTGGGTGCTGAAGGAAATGAAGGCCGCGCAGAACCCCGACGTGGCCGCCGGCATCAACGAATTCGATCGCAACCTGTTCGGCCACATCGGCTATGCCATCTCCAACGCGGTGCGCTCGTTCTGGTTCGGCCTGACCTCGTCGCGCATCGGCGCCGCGCCCGGCGATGACTACACCCGCCGCTTCTTCCGCAAGATGGATCGCTACTCGGCCAACCTGGCGCTGATGGCCGACATCTCCATGCTCACCCTGGGCGGCAAGCTCAAGTTCAAGGAATCGCTGTCCGGGCGCCTGGGTGATGTGCTGAGCCACCTGTACATGACCAGCGCCGTGCTCAAGCGCTACCACGACGAAGGCGCGCCCGCCGCGGATCGCACGTTGCTGGCGTGGGCCGTGCACGACAGCGTCCATCAGATGGAACTGGCCTTGTCGGCCGCCCTGCGCAACTTCCCGATCCGTCCGATTGGCTGGTTGATGTGGGCGCTGATCTTCCCGCTGGGTCGCCGCGCCCATGCCCCGGGCGACCGCCTCGGCCACCGCGCTGCCGCCTTGCTGATGACGCCGAACGAAGCGCGCGATCGCCTGGCCAGCGGCGTGTTCACCACGCCGTGTGAAAACAATCCTGGTGGCCGCATCGACAGCTACCTAGCCAAGGCCGTGCTGGCCGAACCGGTCGAGCGCAAGTTCCTCAAGGCACTCAAGACCAAGGGCATCGAGGCGCTGGATTTCACCAGCCAGCTCGACGAAGCCGTGGCCGAAAGCTGGATCACCGCCGAAGAGCGCAAGCTGCTGGAAGAGCTGCGCGCGATTACCCTGGACACGATCACTGTGGACGACTTCGACGCCCACGAATTGCGCGCGGCCAGCTACTACGACCGCCCGCAAGCTAGCGACGGCTCACGCGCCGCCGCCTGATCACGCAAGCAACACCGGCGACGGCGAGCTCAGGCTCGCCGTCTTCACAAGGGAAGTCCCATGAGCACCGACGTACTCGCCCTGTACCGTGGACTGGCCTCCAAGCCACTCGGCCGCTGGCTGTTTGCACGCCTGATCTGCTGGAAGGCGCCCTACTTCGCCAGCATTTCGCCGCGCATCCGGTTGCTTGAACCCAATCGCGGCGAAGCCAGCCTCCGCCATCGCCGCAAGCTGACCAACCATATCGGCACGGTGCATGCGATCGCGCTGTGCAACCTGGCCGAGTTCATCGGCGGGCTGACCACCGATGTGAGCCTTCCCGCCTCCATGCGCTGGATACCCAAGGGCATGACGGTCGAGTACCTGAAAAAAGCCACCGGCACGATGCATGCGGTGGCGACACCGGCATTTGCTCCGCGGGCCGCCGAAGAAGGCTACGAGCTGCCCATGGATGTGGTGATCAACAACGAACTGGGCGAGCCGGTGTTCCGTGCCCGCATTGCCATGTGGGTATCGCCCAAGGGCAAGCGCTGAGGACGCGCGGCGCCCGCCCGCCGCAGCGGCGCCTACCGATCAGCCCACCAGGATCGCCGCCAGGGCGGCAACCGCGGGGACGCTCTGCACGAAGAAGATCCGCTTGTTGACGCTCCACGCGCCGTAAGCGCCGGCAATCACGACGCAAAGCAGGAAGAACACCACCACGTTCCACTGCGACGTCGCCAGGCCCCATAACAGGCCCGCGGCCAGGAAGCCGTTGTACAAGCCTTGGTTGGCCGCCAGTACGCGCGTGGCAGCCGCCTTGTCGGGCGAGTTGCGGAACGTCTTGAGGCCCAGCGGGCGGGTCCACAGGAACATTTCCAGGACCAGGAAGTACACGTGCAGCAAGGCGACCAGCACGGTCAGGCAAACGGCGATCAGCATGGCGGCGGTATCTCCAGAATGAGCAGGTGGCGGGGCGTCACGAGGCGGCGGCGTGCGTCCCGGCCGGATTGGCGCTGGCACGCTCGGACGGCAACCGCGCTTCCTCGCGCAGCAGGCGCCAGGCGCCGAACGTCATGCCGCCGGCCACCAGCAGGCCGAAGGCGAACACCGCCTGCGAGCCGAAGGCCGACAACAGTTTGTGCAGCCAGACGAAACTCAGGTCGCCACCGCGATAGACCACCGTGTCGATGGCCGCGCCGGCTTTGTAACGCCACTCGCGCCCCACGCGGGTGTAAATGGTCTCGCGCGCGGGCTTGGCCAGGGAGAACTCGCTGGCGCGGGTCACCACCTGCACGACCGCCACCAGCATCGGCAAGGGTGATGCCGCCAGGATCGAGAAGCCCACGATGATGGCGAAGCCAGGGATCAGCAGGGCCGGCGCAATGCCAAAGCGCGACATCAGCAAACGCGTCAGGCTCAACTGCACCACCAACGTCAGCGCGTTGACGGCCAGATCCAGGGTGGCGTAGTACGCGGTAGCCGCCGCCGGGTCGGTGAAGGCGCGCCGCACGATGGCCGCCTGCTCGTTGTACAACAACGTTCCCACGCCAACGCCAAAGACCACCATCACCGCCAGCCAACGCAGCAACGGCTCACGGACGATCAACTTCAATCCCGCCAGCACTTCGCCGCCCATCGGCAGCTCACCGCTGACCAGCTTGCGCTCCTGCTCGCGGCGCACCGCCCAAAGGCGCAGACGCAACAGGCAGATCACGCAGACCGACAGGAATACAGCCGAGACCAGCATCAGATTGGCGATGCCCACGCTGCCCACCAGAGTACGGGTGAGGAACGGCCCCAGAAAGGCGCCCACCGTTCCCGCCGCACCGATGTAGCCGTAGTACTTGCGCGCCTCGGCGTTACTGAAGACGTCGGCCATGAAGCTCCAGAACACGGCCACGGCAAACAGGTTGAACACCGTAATCCACAGGAAGAACGCCATGCCGCGCCCTGGCAGACCGCTGTCGAACACCACGTAGAACACCAGCAAGGTGGCGATGAAGAAGCCATACACCACCGGCAGGAACACACGGCGGGGGAAACGACTCACCAGCGCGCCGTAGACCGGTTGCAGCACCAGCATGATCAGGAAGGTGCAGGTAAAAAGGATCTGCAGCGTCAGTTCACCGACGGCCACGCCGTGGCGCGCGAAGAAGGCGATCATCGCCGGCGGAAACACTTGCTGCACATCCGCCGAGGCGCCCATCGCCTCGCGCACCGGCCGCAGCACGTAGTAACCGCTCAGCAGGCAGAAGAAATAAACAAAAGCCCAGATCAGCGGCGGTGACTCACCCAGGGCGGCCTGCAATCGACCCGCGCGCCCACGCGCCCCTTCCATCTGGCTCATGCACGGCTCCGGTGGGTCGGTGATTTGAACGACATGGCGGGCTCCATTACGCGCGCAAGGTATCCGATGCACTGCAACATCGCTACCCCTATATCAGCCCGCCAGCCCGCCGTTTCCAGCAGGACTAGCGGTCAGCGCGCACATACGGCCTGCAACGCAGAGCATATGCTCTAAGCACGGTCGCTACGGTCGGGCGCTTCCGGCAACAGGTACGTTTGTGTTCGACTTCATAATCATCGGTGCTGGCTCGGCCGGCTGTGTCCTGGCCAACCGGCTCAGTGAAGACCCCCACTGCCGCGTGTTGCTGCTGGAAGCGGGCCCGCGCGACTGGCATCCCTTCATCCACATGCCCGCCGGCCTGGCCAAACTGGTCGGCAACACTTCGGTCAACTGGAACTACGACACGGCGCCCGAGCCCCAGCTCAACAACCGGCGCCTGTGGTGGCCGCGCGGCAAGGTGCTGGGCGGTTCGAGCTCGATCAACGCGATGTGCTATGTGCGCGGCCTGCCAGCCGACTACGACGCCTGGGCTGCAGAAGGCGCCGAGGGCTGGAACTGGAAGCAGGTACTGCCTTACTTCAAGCGCTCCGAGCGCAATCAGCGCGGCGCAAGCGACCTGCATGGCGATGCCGGTCCGCTGTTCGTCGCTGATCTGCGCTACACCAATCCCCTGTCCGACGCCTTCATCCAGGCCGGCTTGCAAGCGGGCTACCTCCACAACGACGATTTCAACGGACCGGAGCAGCAGGGTTTTGGCTACTACCAGGTCACTCAGAAGGACGGTGCACGCTGTTCCGCGGCCGTGGCCTATCTGCAACCGGCGCGGCAACGCCCCAACCTGAAGGTGGTCACCGGCGCACTGGTTCGCCACATCATCATCGAACAAGGCCGCGCAATCGGCGTCTCCTATGCCCATCGCGGCCAGGAAGTTCACGCGCACGCGGACCAGGAGGTGCTGCTCAGCGGCGGCGCGATCAATTCGCCGCAGTTGCTGATGCTGTCGGGCATTGGCCCGGCCGATCACCTGCGCCAGCATGGCGTGGGCGTGGTGATGGACCTGCCACAGGTCGGACAGAACCTGCAGGACCACCTCGACGTCTGCACGCTGCAACATGCCACCCAGCGCATCACCTACGATCGCGCCAGCGAGATCGGCGCGGCCTACCAGTACTTCCTGCGCGGACATCGCGGTCCTGGCAGCAGCAACATCGCCGAAGCCGGCGCCTTCATCCGTTCGCCGCTGGCCACCGATGATCGCGCTGATCTGCAGCTGCACTTTGTCCCGGCCATGCTGGATGATCACGGTCGTCGTCGCCTCAAGGGTGACGGTTATACGGTGCATGCGTGCTTCCTGCGCCCGCGCAGTCGTGGCCAGTTGCAGTTGGCCAACGCCGACCCGCGCCAGCCACTGCGCATCGAGGCGAATTACCTGAGCGATGCCGAGGGCTTTGATCTGCGCATGATGGTGCAGGCAGCCAAGGTGGCGCGCGATGTGCTGTCCCAGCCGGCGTTCGATCATGTTCGCGGCGAACCGATCTTCCCCTGCCGCCACAATCTGTCCGATGCCGAACTGGCCGACTTCGTGCGGGCCAAGGCCGAGACTATCTACCACCCCATCGGCACCTGCCGGATGGGCAACGACGAAGCGGCGGTGGTCGACCCGCAATTGCGCGTGCGTGGTGTCGCAGGGCTGCGCGTTGTCGACGCTTCGGTGATGCCCAATCTCATCGGCGGCAACACCAATGCACCGACGATGATGCTGGCAGAGCGTGCCAGCGATCTGATCCGGGGACGCGCGCTTGCCTGAACAGGGGAGCCCGCTTTGGCGGGCTCATCCTCGCCGGCAAACTGGGACCACGCGCACGTCGATCTTGAACTAGATGAACGACATGCGCGCGGATCTTCCTGCCATTTGTGCATTGGGGATTGCGGACTTATCATCGCCCCAGCACGTGCAAAGCAGGCGATCAGTTCGATGAAGAAGAAGGTGTCTCGGCGGCAATTGGGCCCGCTCCGGTTCGGACTGCTTGGGCTGCTGATCCCGCTGACCCTGGTGTCCACCGCACAGACGCCTCCCAGCACCGGCGAGATCCATGGCCAGGTCGCCAACGTGCATGCACTGGCCGCAGCCTCGACCACAAGCAGCACCGGCATGGCCACTGCGGCCACCGCATTGGCGCCCGGCTTCGATGTCGCGCGCTTTGAAATGATGGCCCAGCAGCTGACCTTGGGCGAACGCATCCCGGGCATGGCGCTGGCCATCGTCCACAACGGCAAGGTGTTGACCGCCAAGGGCTACGGCGTCACCGATGTCAGTGCACCGCAGGCCATCGACTCGCACACCGTGTTCCGCCTGGCCTCGTTGTCCAAGGCGTTTGCCGGCACGCTGGCGGGTCTGCTGGTCAACGACGGCTCGCTGCGTTGGGACAGCAAGGTGGCCGATTACGTACCCAACTTCCATCTGAGTGATCCGGCCGCCACCCAGCGCGTGACCGTGGCTGACCTGTTGAGTCATCGCGTCGGCCTGCGTGCCCATAACGCCTTCGATCGCGATATCGAAGGCAATGCCGACTACTACACGGTTGCGCAGAAGCTGTCCTCTGCGCCGATGACCTGCCTGCCGGGCCAGTGCTATGCCTACCAGAACGTCGCTTTCAGCCTGTTCGGCGATGTCGTGTTCGCCTCCACCGGTGGCTTCTACGAACAAGCCGTGGACCGGCGCATCTTCAAGCCGCTGGGCATGAACGACGCCAGCCTGGGATTGGCCGGCATCGAGAACAGCGCGCGTTGGGCGCGTCCGCATGTGCGCAGCCGCAATGGCTGGGTGGCGATGATGCCCAAGCCCACCTATTACCGCCTGGCGCCTGCCGCCGGCGTCAATGCCAGCATCAGCGACATGGCGCAATGGCTGGTCGCACAAACGGGCCATCGCCCCGACGTCCTGCCGGCTCCCATGCTGGCCACATTGCATGCGCCGCTGGTGTCCACGCCGGGCGAGATGCGTGCCGGCTGGCGCCGTGATCGCATCTACTCAGCCAGCTATGCGCTGGGTTGGCGTGTGTTCGACTATTCGCGCCATCCGGTGATCTTCCACGCCGGTGCCGTGCAGGGCTATCGCGGCATGGTCGCACTGCTGCCCGAGCGCGACCTGGGCATCGCCATCCTCTGGAACAGCGACAGCGCCGCGCCTTCTGGTCTACTGCCGACGATCCTGGACCAGGCCATGGGCTTGCCGCCGCAGCAGTGGCTGGATACGCCGTTGGACACCAGCGACCTGCTGATGGCCGATTCGCCGCAGCCGGCCAACGACAGCGGCACCGCCGCGAGCCAAGCGACGGCTTCGCCGCGCTAGCGAAATCGACGCGTCGCCCGTGCGAGGCGTCGAATACCCTCGCCTATCAAGAAGACGGTCGCTCAAGCAGATGCTTGAGCGAGCCCAGGCCACGCTCGAAGTCGCCGCCGATCATCTTCTCGAATAGCAGCCCCATCCAACGATTGAGCGGGTTGTAGCCGTGCCGGGTCTCGAAGCGCCACGTAACGCGGGTGCCGCTCCCTTCCGGGCTCAGCAGATAGGTGGCGGTCGCCGCCGAACCGCCGAAGTCCAACGCCACCACGATCTTCTGGTTGGGCTGGCTCTCCAGGATTTTCTGGCTGCCGCTGCCGACCGCGCGATTGCCCGACCATTGCATGCCCGCGCCCACGCCTTCGGCCGGGCCGGTGTACTCGTACTTTGCCTGCGGGTCAGCCCCGAACCAGGGCGACCATTCGTTGAACCGACGGAACGAGTTCAACGTGGCGAACACCTCCGCCGTCGGGCGCTCAATCAGCACGCTGCGCTCCACCCGGGTGTCTGCCGGCAGGACCAGGCTGCCGCCCACCAACACCACACCCAGCAGGGCCAGCAAGGCCAACGTCCACTTCAGAAATTTCATCTATCGGCTCCGAACAACGATGCGCCAGCTTAGACCCGGGCGAAAAAAAACTCTCCCCCCGCTGGGCACGGGGGAAGAGTCTGATGGATACGGCTAATCGGGGTTTGGCTTAGATCAGCGGAGCCGGGGTTGCCGGCAGCGCGACCGGAGCCGCTTTCTTCTTGGACTTGCGGGCAGGCTTCTTGGCGGCCTTCTTCGCAGCCTTCTTGGCCGGCTTCTTGGCAGCCTTCTTGGCAGCCTTCTTCACGGTCTTCTTGGCAGCCTTCTTTGCGGCCTTCTTGGCGGGCTTGCGGGCAACCTTCTTCGCAGCCTTCTTCACGCCCTTCTTGGCGGCCTTCTTGGCAACCTTCTTGGTGGCTTTCTTAGCGACCTTCTTGGCGGCCTTCTTGGTTGCCTTCTTCGCAACCTTCTTCGCTGCCTTCTTCACGGTCTTCTTGGCGGCTGCCTTCTTGGTCGCCTTCTTGGCGGCCTTCTTGGCGGTCTTCTTCACGGTCTTCTTGGCGGCTGCTTTCTTGGTCGCCTTCTTGGCGGCCTTCTTGGCAGGTTTCTTAGCGGCTTTCTTCGTTGCCATGGGATGGCTCCTCGTCAGTGAACTTGGATTAGGTAAATCGGGGTACGACACCTCTGCCCTAGGGCAGGCCCAGTTGCAAAATCAGCCGCGGGAGTCGGACCCGCAGGCAACCGTCGACGCGCCAGGCGCGTTGAAACGGATTTCTTTGTGGGGGCCTTTCTTTTGCGGCCCCCTACAAATACGAAAGCACCCGCGTCGACCAGCGCCGCGGGTGCCGAAAAGGAAATCTGGGACGTTTCTTCTGGGGAAGCGATGCCTGCGTCCGCCGCGCTCCGGGCTAAGACGATGGGCCTGATTGTCACTCGCGCTGTCGTATTGATCCGACTCACTCGCTTCCGCAGCAACTGTCTGCTGCGCGAAACCTAATCACGCTTTTTGGACGTGTCAACACCTTTGCGAAAAATATTTTGGGGTCGCCTTCGCGGGAGCCCCGTACCGGTTGCCGCATCCAAGCCGCCTTGGGCGCATGCCTGGCGTCTTCCAATCCGTCGTCCACGATCACGATGAGAAAAAAACGCGGGAAAAACCGCGATTTTTTTTTGCACTCTGCCGTCGTCGGCCGTCCGTGCGACTTGCGCGTGGCGACCGTCGAATGCCGACGACGGCAGTTAGGAGTTCCTATTCGGGGTAAAAAAAAGTTTCTCGCGACGGGTCGGAATGGGGTGTCGCAAGCACCCAATTGCACCGAACTGCGCAAACTTTTTCGCAGTTCGCGACGTCGTTCGGCGCTGTCGAAACACTTCAAAGCGGATCCGCGAAGCAGTAACGCGCGGGTTGTCGACACCCGGATCGCCACCATCTTCGATGGAAGATCCTTCGCATGGTCGCCGTCGGCGAAATCCGATTACGCCACCCTGGAACGCCACTTGCACGTCGTCGACGAACTTCAAGCCCGCGGCGATGTTTGCCTGCTCGAGCACGCTGGCATGCCGACGAACGGTTTGCCTACGCTGCACCGGGGAACGCCCCCGGCAAAAAAAAAGCCGGCCGCTGAAAGCGGCCGGCCTGGGTGTGCACTCGCTGCAAAGACTCAGTGGTCTTCGTCTTCCAGCAGCTGGGCATAGTCGTCGGGCGCCAGCAATTCGTTGAGCTGGTCCGGCTCTTCGGCCTCGACCACAAAAATCCAGCCCTCGCCGTAGGCGTCTTCATTGATGGTCTCGGGCTTGTCGGCCAGCGCCGAGTTGACCTCGACAACCTTGCCAGTCACCGGGCTGTAGACGTCGGAAGCGGCCTTGACCGATTCCACCACCGCGCTGGCGTTGCCGGCTTCGACACGGTCGCCCACGTTGGGCAGTTCGACATAGACCAGGTCGCCCAGCAGACCCTGCGCATGGTCGGAAATGCCAACCGTGACGCGGCCGCTGTTTTCGACGCGGGCCCATTCGTGGGACTTCAGGAATTTGAGATCGCCAGGAATCTCGCTCATGTTGGCTGCTCCGGATAAGGGGCTGTGGGTCGGGATGGGCACTAGTTTAGCGGGTAACGTTCAATCTTCCAGCACGCCGGGCTGCGCCTGGCCGTCGCGTACGAAGGGGAACTTGACCACACGCACCGGCACTTCCTTGCCGCGGATGTCCACGCGCACCGCGCCCGGCGCGCCGGTCGGCACACGTGCGAAGGCGATGGCCTTGCCCAGCGTGGGCGAGAAAGTACCGGACAGGATTTCGCCTTCGCCCTGGTCAGTCAGTACCTTCTGCCCGTGGCGCAGCACGCCCTTCTCGTCCATCACCAGGGCAATCATCTGCCGCGGTGCGCCATCGGCCTTCTGCTGCTCCAGCACGCCGCGTCCGATGAAGTCGCGTTCCGCATCCAGCGCGACCGTCCAGGCCAGCGCGGCTTCGTAAGGCGACACCGACTCGTCCATGTCCTGGCCGTAAAGATTCATGCCCGCTTCCAGGCGCAGGGTGTCGCGCGCGCCCAGGCCAGCGGGCTTGACCCCGGCCTGCGCCAATGCGTTCCAGAAGGTCACCGCATTCTGCTCGGGCAGCACGATTTCGAAGCCGTCCTCGCCGGTGTACCCGGTGCGAGCCAGGAACAACGGAATGCCGTCCGCGCTCTGGACTTCCACGGCCGCGAACCGACCCACCTTCTCCGCGGCGGCACGGTCTTCGGCACGCAACAGGCCCACCACGCGCTGACGCGCGCTCGGGCCCTGCACCGCGACCATCGCGAACTCCGGGCGCTCTTTCACCTGCACGCCAAACGCCTGCGCCTGCTGCTGGATCCAGGCCAGATCCTTGTCGCGGGTGGCCGCATTGACCACCAGCCGGAAGAACGACTCGTCCATGAAATAGACAATCAGGTCATCGATGACGCCGCCGTTGGCGTCGAGCATGCACGAGTAGAGCGCCTTGCCCCGGGCCTTGAGCTTGTCCACGGAATTGGCGAGCAGATGGCGCAGAAACGCACGGACGCGCTCGCCGTGCAGATCCACCACGGTCATGTGGCTGACGTCGAACATGCCGGCGTCGCGACGCACCTGGTGGTGCTCCTCGATCTGCGAGCCGTAGTGGATCGGCATGTCCCAGCCGCCAAAGTCGACCATCTTCGCGCCCTGGGCGCGGTGGGTTTCGTTGAGGATGGTCTTGCTGGTCATGCGCGCCTCCCGGGCAAAGAAGGCCATTATCCCAGATGGGGTGCTCGCGCGCCGGGGCCTACAGACCCAGGTACGCCTCGTTGAGGCAATCCACGGCGCGTGGATCCAGCTCGGTGAACTTGCCCACCGGCAGTTCCACCCGCCGCGCCCAGTGGACGTCAGTCAGCAACTCGCCCGCGTCGTCATCGCGCACCACGGCGATCACCCGGTCGTCTTCGCGACCGGCCAGGCGACAACTGCCCATCTGCAGGTGGAAACCCGCTTCGGTTTTCGGATAGGCCACCGTATCGGTGATCAACCAGCGCGCCTGGGTGCCATCGCGCCCCACCATCCGTCCCACCACCAGCCAGCGGATGACCGGGCTGAGGGTCTGATCGATGTCGTCATCGTTGGCGGCGTCGGCCAACACTCCGACCGAGTAGTCGCAGACGTGTGCATATCCCGGTGTCAGGGTCATGCAGCTGCCACCGATGTCA is part of the Pseudoxanthomonas indica genome and encodes:
- the gcvT gene encoding glycine cleavage system aminomethyltransferase GcvT is translated as MTSKTILNETHRAQGAKMVDFGGWDMPIHYGSQIEEHHQVRRDAGMFDVSHMTVVDLHGERVRAFLRHLLANSVDKLKARGKALYSCMLDANGGVIDDLIVYFMDESFFRLVVNAATRDKDLAWIQQQAQAFGVQVKERPEFAMVAVQGPSARQRVVGLLRAEDRAAAEKVGRFAAVEVQSADGIPLFLARTGYTGEDGFEIVLPEQNAVTFWNALAQAGVKPAGLGARDTLRLEAGMNLYGQDMDESVSPYEAALAWTVALDAERDFIGRGVLEQQKADGAPRQMIALVMDEKGVLRHGQKVLTDQGEGEILSGTFSPTLGKAIAFARVPTGAPGAVRVDIRGKEVPVRVVKFPFVRDGQAQPGVLED